A window of Borrelia sp. A-FGy1 contains these coding sequences:
- the rpsP gene encoding 30S ribosomal protein S16, whose protein sequence is MSVKIRLKRMGSNKRPYYRIVVIDSASPRDGRAIEELGYYHPVEKQNQIKINEDKFKDWINKGAIPSDTVKKLLNKSRFKEGR, encoded by the coding sequence TTGAGTGTTAAAATAAGATTGAAAAGAATGGGTTCAAATAAAAGGCCTTATTATCGAATTGTAGTTATAGATTCTGCTTCACCTAGAGATGGACGAGCTATTGAAGAGCTTGGATATTATCATCCTGTTGAAAAACAGAATCAAATTAAAATAAATGAAGATAAATTTAAAGATTGGATAAATAAAGGAGCTATTCCAAGTGATACAGTTAAGAAGCTTTTAAATAAAAGTAGGTTTAAAGAGGGTAGATAG
- a CDS encoding ROK family protein produces the protein MQGENMVSIRGGNRRKILLSLKNMQHSRTDLARKLSLTNAAVTILTNQMIKENILVEVGSKETDIKKHGRKEILLDINKDFAYSMGVIISSNYFQIGIANLKCEVLISETYSFEPPVSAYEILEKIKDHMIEIIWKHNFSRDKFIGLGFSITGIIKDKESGIVNDSHGSWIENDIPVKAILEEYFSLTVYLESYVKNLSLAEFMGKNVDNIMFFDYTDTAELSIWSEGNVYSGFNNRSGMVSHMVIDYGGEKNCPTCGNKGCVNMLISNFALQRLISKEFMNGEIPELYDKYEGRLKKVTIYDIFSLHEKYEFVRRIMEDTVKYLAIVIINIQRVLDFNYLVLYGQSFKLKSFFDLLKEEIKKLNKESIILKLSSLDTEVSVIGPASSVIFNKFYLTGGDID, from the coding sequence ATGCAAGGTGAGAACATGGTTTCAATAAGAGGCGGTAATAGAAGAAAGATACTCCTTAGCTTAAAGAATATGCAACATTCAAGGACAGATTTAGCTCGTAAATTGTCATTAACAAATGCTGCTGTTACAATTCTTACTAATCAGATGATTAAGGAAAATATTTTAGTTGAAGTAGGTTCAAAAGAAACTGATATTAAGAAACACGGACGAAAAGAAATACTTCTCGATATTAATAAGGATTTTGCATATTCAATGGGAGTAATTATCTCGAGTAATTATTTTCAGATAGGAATTGCAAATCTTAAATGTGAGGTTTTGATAAGTGAAACTTATTCTTTTGAACCTCCAGTTAGTGCTTATGAAATTTTGGAAAAGATTAAGGATCACATGATTGAGATTATATGGAAGCATAATTTTTCAAGAGATAAGTTTATCGGATTAGGTTTTAGTATTACTGGAATAATTAAGGATAAAGAGTCTGGGATTGTTAATGATAGCCATGGGTCATGGATTGAAAATGATATTCCTGTTAAGGCTATACTAGAGGAATATTTTTCACTTACAGTGTATCTTGAAAGTTATGTTAAAAACCTTTCTCTTGCTGAATTTATGGGCAAAAATGTAGATAATATCATGTTTTTTGATTACACGGATACTGCTGAGCTTTCTATTTGGTCTGAGGGTAATGTTTATTCGGGATTTAATAATAGGTCTGGTATGGTTAGTCATATGGTTATTGACTATGGTGGGGAGAAAAATTGTCCTACTTGTGGGAATAAGGGGTGTGTTAATATGTTAATATCTAATTTTGCACTTCAACGTTTAATATCAAAGGAATTTATGAATGGAGAGATACCTGAGCTTTATGATAAATATGAAGGTAGGCTTAAAAAAGTTACCATATATGATATTTTTTCTCTTCATGAAAAATATGAATTTGTACGGAGAATAATGGAAGATACAGTAAAGTATTTAGCAATAGTTATCATTAATATTCAAAGAGTTCTTGATTTTAATTATTTGGTTCTTTATGGACAAAGTTTTAAGCTTAAAAGCTTTTTTGATTTGTTAAAAGAGGAAATTAAAAAGTTAAATAAGGAGAGTATAATATTAAAGCTTAGTTCTCTTGATACTGAAGTATCCGTTATTGGACCTGCATCTAGTGTTATTTTTAATAAGTTTTATTTAACAGGAGGGGATATTGATTAA
- the ffh gene encoding signal recognition particle protein encodes MFNGLGSGFRNFVKYVSGKSVINEKNIEEAVDAIRNALIDADVNLKVVRHFVNSVFEEAKGIKVLRNIDPKSQFIKIVNDKLVSFLGDRHSDLVLNPVNKQSYILVVGLQGSGKTTTCAKLAVRLKSENRKILLVAADTFRAAAVDQLKILGSQIGICVFALEEEEDPLRVIRAAVKYAKVELFDTIIVDTRGRLEVEELLLREIEEIKKMIVPVETILVADAMTGQIAVNIAKEFNDRIGITGVILTKFDSDARGGAIISLKTICGAPIKFVGVGERPEDLDVFYPDRVASRILGMGDVVSLVEKAQSVINKEEALKLEDKLKKASFNFEDYLSQFRYMKDMGGISSLMGMLPGISSEMFGSKVNERELKREEAIICSMTKKERLNPIFLNNPSRKRRIALGSGTTIFEVNKLIKKFSQTTLMMKKMKNKSFQNKIASLLGGKGGIIN; translated from the coding sequence GTGTTTAATGGTTTAGGTTCAGGTTTTAGAAATTTTGTAAAGTATGTTTCTGGAAAGTCTGTAATAAATGAAAAAAATATTGAAGAGGCTGTAGATGCTATTAGGAATGCCTTAATTGATGCTGATGTTAATTTGAAAGTCGTTAGACATTTTGTAAATTCTGTTTTTGAAGAAGCAAAAGGAATTAAAGTTTTAAGGAATATTGATCCTAAATCCCAGTTTATTAAAATTGTTAATGATAAGCTTGTAAGTTTTTTAGGGGATAGGCATTCTGATCTTGTTTTAAATCCCGTTAATAAACAATCATATATTTTGGTAGTTGGTCTTCAGGGATCTGGTAAAACTACGACTTGCGCAAAGCTTGCGGTGCGACTTAAAAGTGAAAATAGAAAGATTCTTCTTGTAGCGGCGGATACTTTTAGAGCAGCCGCAGTTGATCAGTTAAAGATTTTGGGCAGTCAAATTGGTATTTGTGTTTTTGCCCTTGAGGAAGAGGAAGATCCTCTTAGGGTTATAAGAGCAGCTGTTAAATATGCTAAAGTGGAACTTTTCGATACTATTATAGTGGATACTAGAGGTCGTCTTGAGGTGGAAGAGTTATTATTAAGAGAGATAGAAGAAATTAAGAAAATGATTGTTCCTGTAGAAACAATATTAGTAGCAGATGCTATGACAGGTCAGATTGCTGTAAATATTGCAAAAGAATTTAATGATAGAATTGGAATTACAGGTGTAATTTTAACAAAGTTTGATTCTGACGCTAGAGGTGGTGCAATTATATCTCTTAAGACTATATGTGGGGCTCCTATTAAATTTGTGGGGGTTGGAGAGAGACCGGAAGATCTTGATGTTTTTTATCCAGATAGAGTTGCTTCACGCATTCTTGGTATGGGAGACGTTGTTAGTCTTGTTGAAAAGGCTCAATCTGTTATAAATAAAGAAGAAGCTTTAAAACTTGAAGATAAGCTTAAAAAAGCTAGTTTTAATTTTGAAGATTACTTAAGTCAGTTTAGATATATGAAAGATATGGGTGGAATTTCTAGTTTGATGGGAATGCTTCCTGGTATTTCTTCAGAAATGTTTGGTTCTAAAGTTAATGAAAGGGAGCTTAAAAGAGAGGAGGCAATCATTTGTTCTATGACTAAAAAAGAAAGATTAAATCCTATTTTTTTGAATAATCCTTCGAGAAAGAGAAGAATAGCTTTAGGTAGTGGAACAACAATTTTTGAAGTAAATAAACTTATTAAAAAGTTTAGTCAGACAACTTTAATGATGAAAAAAATGAAAAATAAAAGCTTTCAAAATAAGATAGCATCTCTTTTGGGAGGAAAAGGAGGAATTATAAATTGA